The genomic region GTCATACCAACAACATCCGTTCAAGAAGGAATGGTAGCGGCGTTGTCATTTGAATCAGGAGAAGCTCCTAAAAAGATTTATTCAACTTTAAAATCAAGTCTTAAAAATGTGACAAGTTTATCAATTACGATTTCTGCTAAAACAGCTTCAATTGATGGGATTAAGATTAATAAAGGGGAATACATGGGGATTATGAACAAAAAAATTATTTGTTCATACCCAACCTTAACAAAAACAATGAAATATTTGTTTAACCGCGCAATTAATAAATCAACCGAAATTGTTACAATTTTTACTGGTGAAGAAGCTGAAACATGGGATATCAATGCAATTCGAAAATATTTAGATGAAAGTTTCGATGTTGAATATGAATTCATTGATGGTGACCAAACATTATATCCATTTTTAATTGCTGTTGAATAAAAAAGAAAATAAATTTAAGTTTTTTATTTATTTGTCTTGAAATGAATTATGAATATGATAATATGTTAGGGGTTTAGATTTTATGGCACTATAGCCAAGGTGGCTAAGGCATGGGACTGCAACTCCCCGATCGTCGGTTCGAATCCGACTAGTGCCTCCATTTAAATCTATTTAACATTTAAATATAGTTTTACTTCTATGCGCTTATAGATCAATTGGATAGATCGTTTGACTACGGATCAAAAGGCTGAGGGTTCGAATCCTTCTAGGCGCGCCATTTATTTAAATGTTATTTTTTTTCGGAAAGTAGCTTAGCTTGGTAGAGCACTCGGTTTGGGACCGAGGGGTCGCAGGTTCGAATCCTGTCTTTCCGACCATTTTTTATACTATTTTTGGGCCCGTAGCTCAGCTGGGAGAGCACCTGCCTTGCACGCAGGGGGTCGACGGTTCGATCCCGTTCGGGTCCACCATTAACATTAATAAAACAATTAAACATGATATGGCGGGATAGCTCAGCTGGTTAGAGCGCTCGGCTCATACCCGGGAGGTCAAGAGTTCAAGTCTCTTTCTCGCTACCATGGACCCTTAGCTCAGTTGGTTAGAGCGCTCGGCTCATAACCGGATGGTCACTGGTTCAAGTCCAGTAGGGTCCACCATTTATTATTTAATTGCTTTTAATTGCTTTCATCACATTTTTGGAAGATTACCCAAGCCTGGTTGAAGGGATCGGTCTTGAAAACCGACAGGCGGTGAAAGCCGCGCGGGGGTTCGAATCCCTCATCTTCCGCCATTTTACAGAAAAAACTTGCAATTAAAAGTTAAGTTATGATAGTATTAAAATTGTGGGGTGGAGCAGTGGTAGCTCGTTGGGCTCATAACCCAAAGGTCGCAGGTTCAAGTCCTGCCCCCGCAACCAATGGTCTTGTAGTGAAGTGGTTATCATGCCTCTCTGTCACAGAGGAGATCGCGGGTTCAAGTCCCGTCAAGACCGCCAATCCTGGTTCAGTAGCTCAGTTGGTAGAGCATTTGATTGAAGCTCAAAGTGTCGGCAGTTCAATTCTGTCCTGAACCACCATTGAATTTAGTTAAAAATAACCCTAGACTCTAGATTAATTTAGAGTCTTTTATTTTTGTTATAAATTGTAAATTGTAAATATCAAAAACTTCCCCGATATTGATTTAATGATTCGCTGTGGTGGTGAACAACGGTTAAGTAATTTCTTATTATTACAAAGTCGTTATGCTGAATTATATTTTATGAAAGACTTTTGACCAGAATTTGATGAAAATGCTTTCACTGCGGCAATATTGGATTATAATAATAGAAATAGAAGATTTGGAGGAATTGAAAGTGATAAAAAATCAGGATAATAATGTGTTTGTTAATGAAAAAGAAATGTCAGCAGGAACTAATAATGGATTAAATAAGCCAGACAAAACAAAAGACCACAAAGGCATATTTCAAAAAAAATATGTTGCTCGTCACATTACCTTTTATGCCTTATTAGTTTTTTTAACATTATATTTATTTACTGGCGTAATTACGACAGAATGACATGGTTGAGAAAAAACACCACATATTGAAATTGCTAATTATGTTTTTATTATTATTAATGTTGTTATTTTAGGGTTAGTTAACTATGAAATTCTACGGTTACTTGGTGGAACAAGGTGACCAATTTATACCCAAGTTATTACTTACGTATTAATGATTTTTTTATTTTTATTTCCAGTTGAGGCATTGGCAGATGAATATGGGGCCATTGGGGCAATTAATTATCCGTTTTATACCTTCATGAACTTCACTTGATTAAAACCATGAATTATTTTTGTCATTTATTTATGTATCATTTTAGTGTATTACTGTTTAGTATTTAGTTCAAAAGATATTATCTTTGGTAAAATGACTTTAGTTTTAATTTTTACCTTGTATTTAACTTTTTCTTTCAAAGCAATGAATAAATTTATGTTAAATCCGGTTTATGGTTGAAGTAGTGTTGTTTGATTAGCCTTAATTATTATTTTAACTGATACCTTTGCTTTTGTGGGGGGAGTTACTTGTGGAAAACATAAATTAGCCCCAACGATATCTCCAAATAAAACGTGAGAAGGGGCAGTGATGGGAACTGTTTTCGCTGCCGGAGTAGCAATTACTTATGCTATCTTAATGTTTCATTTTGATTCGAATAGTCAACATTGAGTTTTTAGCTTTTTTTCAAATGATAATGACAAAAATGTTATGCGATATGTAATCTATCTTTTATTAGCAATTGTGTTGAGTATTTTATCACAATTAGGGGATTTATCATTCTCATGAATTAAACGACGTTATGATATTAAAGATTTTAGTAATTTATTTCCTGGCCATGGTGGGGTTTTAGATCGTTTGGATTCATTTTCATTAGTCTTTTTTGTAATGTTTATTATTTCTAATGTAGCCTTAAAACAATAATTAATGATGCGAAATATTATTATTTTTGGTGCTTCTGGCAATATTGGTCAACAAGCTTTACAAATTATTGAATCAAATCCAAATGATTTTCAGTTAACAGCGGTTAGTATTTATCATAATGTTGCAGTGTTACATAAAATTTTACAAAAAAATCAAACAATTACAATTGTCCATCTTGGCGATGAAACCCACCAAGCAGCATTAGCAACCCAATATCCAAATATAACATTTGTGACGGGTGAAGCGGGGATTGATGCGATGTTAGCGGTTGACCCTACAGCAATGGTTCTTAATGCAATTGGTGGTTTTGCGGGGTTATATCCAACTTTGCAAACTTTAGCGGGTAAAAACAGGACCTTATTATTAGCAAATAAAGAATCATTGGTAGTTGCTGGGGATTTAATTAATAGTTTATTAACAAAAAACAATAATCAGTTATATCCAATTGATTCGGAGCATTGTGCTATTTTTCAATGTTTAGAACAAAATAATCGTTGCCAAGAACTTATTTTAACGGCCTCGGGGGGAATGTTTGCCAATAAGACATTAGCGGAGTTAAAGACAATTGATGAGCATCAAGTTTTACAACATCCAACTTGAACGATGGGACAAAATATTACGATTGATTCTTCAACAATGGTTAACAAAGGATTAGAAATTATTGAAGCTTACCATTTGTTTAAAACAGCGAATATTACGGTAGTCTTACATCCTCAGTCGGTGTTACATTCGGCGGTCCAATATGAAGATTATTCAATTTTAGCACAATTATCAAAACCATCAATGTTACAAGTTTTAAATTATTTTTTATATTATCCAGTTCGGAAACATAATGCGCTCTTGCCACCTTTAGAATTTAATGAACTAATGATCTTAACTTTTCAGAAGGCGGATTTATCTCGTTGAAAAGTGCTACAATTAGCTTATCGTTGTTTAAACGAAAATAATTCTTTGGCAGTTACTTTTAATGCCGCAAATGAAGAATTACGGGGCCTTTTTTTAGCCGGAAAAATTAAGTTTTATCAAATTGTGGACTATATTGAATATTTTATGAATCAGATTAAACCACAAAAATTGGTTAATTATCTGCAAATAAAAAAATTAAATGATATCATTAAAAGAGATATTATTAATTATTTTTCAAAGAAATAATATTATTTGGATTAAAACAAGTAAGGAGTTAAGAAATAAATGTCGGCAGGGATGATAGTTTTAGGTTTTGTAAGTGGGATTATAATTTTACTAATACTAGTTACAATTCATGAATTTGCACACTTTGTTATTGCAAAATTAGCCAGGGCCTATGTCTATGAATTCGCAATTGGTTTTGGTCCCAAAATTTTTTCGTGAAGGAAAAAAGAAACCCGTTATTCAATTCGGATTTTTCCATTTGGTGGTTATGTTTATATTGCTAGTGAACTAGTGGATCCACCCAAAGGACGGGAGGAGGAAAAAGTTCCTCCTGAACGAAAAATGGAAAATATTGCCAAATGAAAACGTTTAATTTTTATTGTGGCCGGCGCTTTAATGAATTTTTTTATTGCTGTTTTTATTTTTACAACAACTTTTGCGGTGTTAAGTTATAAACCATCTGATTTAAATTATTGAGGCGCTAAGTATGATACTAATGGGGCAGCTTATCAAGCCTTAGCTACTGCAACAGATGATATTGGTCAAGATATTATTATTTTACATTATTGATTAGGACCAGATGAAGCGAAACTTACAACGGCATGAGAATATTATTTTAAACAAGGCAAAGATAAAGATGATAATGACCAAAATCAGATTTTAGCAAGTCACTTGGGAACAGTCGCGGATATTCCTAATTATGGAAAAACTGTTAATAATTTTATTAGTAATTTAGAAAAACAATATAATAAAAGTAATACAAAAGATAAGGTTAATTATATTACTCTTGCTTTTGCTCGGGTAAATAGTAAGAAAGAAATTACGATTGATGATAAAATTAAGTTGTTGTTTCAAACTAAAGCGGTGGAATTAACCGTAAAAGGAAAAACCTATGTTGTTGGTATTAGAGCCCCTGACCGTTTATTTAATTCAACTGCGCAAGGATATGGGTATGGATGATGGGAAACACTTACTCAGTCAGTAACCATTTTAAAATCATTTGGGTTATTATTTACTGACCAATGGGGACAATTATCGGGGCCAGTTGGAATTGCCAAAACAATTTCTTCAATTTTAACAAGTGGGCCAGCTGAGTTCTTCATATATGTGGGAATGTTGTCAGCTAACTTATTTGTTTTAAACTTAATTCCAATTCCACCTTTGGATGGTTATAAGTTTTTTGAAACAGGAATTGAAGGAATTGTTGGTGGCACAAAACGGTTGCATGGACGGATTCGAATTTGAAGAAAACGCCATAATCCAGCGGAGCAAAAATTATTATTAGCAGAATATGAAGGAAAAGATCAAAATTGACAGCTACCCCATAAAGCAAAAATTATTATTAATGTGACGGGAGCCGTCTTATTTATCTTATTATTTATTGGAATAACAATTAAAGATGTCTTTTTTTAAGCGGAAAATATAGATGAGGATTAAATGATGGACCAACAATTGATAAAACTATTTACAACAAATAATTTAGCATTCACCGAGAATTATTTTGATGATGCTAAAATCATTAAAACTGAATATAGTACTAGCGAAGGGCTCTTTCGGATTGTAATTGAAATTAATGATTTTTTACCTCCTGAAATTTTATTAAAATTAGAAAAAACTTTATTAGAGAGTGAGATCTTACCAACCAAAATTTCATTGCGAGTATGCCAAAAAAAATATCACTTAGAAACTATTTTTCGTTATTTAGAATATATTCGGTTAAATAAATCTGAATTAAAAAATAGTTTTTTTAGTAAACTAGCCCCAGAACGATTTGCCTTAACAGATAACATTTTAAAAATTTCTGTTCATTCTGAAAGTGAACAGAAATTAGTCGGCGAACACTGTAATTATTATCAGCAAAAACTTCGTCGTTATGGTTTTAATGACTTGCAATTAGCATTAGTAATTGATTTACGAGAAAATAATATTTTAGAAATTAATGAACAAGAGTTAATTAAATATCAAGCAGCAGTGCAAACTGCTATCCCGGTAGTTTCGAAACCACCAATGACGGCAAATGGTATACGAAAAGGAACGAATAACTATAGCAAAGGGAAAATTGGGGAAGCAAGTTATGAACGGTTAATTGATATTGATCAAGATGCTCAAAATGTTAGCATTTATGGGAAAATCTTGAATAAAGAACGTCAATTAATTTCAACGAAAAAATTTATTTATACAATTACAATTACCGATTATAGCGATACGATTAGGGCAAAATTTTTTTCCCGAACAGAACAACCAGATGATTTTATTGAAGCATTAAAAATAAATCAATGAGTTAGTCTTTTTGGTGACATTCGTTATGATACTTATGCCAGTGAACAAATTTTTTTTATTAAAAAAATTTCACAATTAGAGCGTGAAGATTTATATCGCGAGGATAATGCTCCAGAGAAACGGGTGGAGTTACATTTACATACTAAAATGAGTGTGATGGATGGTGTAACTGATATTGCTGAGCTTTTTAAAACGTTACAACATTGAAATCATAAGGCAATTGCTTTTACAGACCATTTGAATGTGCAAGCTTATCCGGAAATTTATAATCTTAATAAGAAATATCCGGATATTAAAGTTATTTATGGGGTCGAAGCGGATGTCTTAGATGATAAGGTATGATATGTTAAAAATCTCCACCATCATAATTTAAGAACTGCTAAGTATGTTATTTTTGACTTAGAAACAACGGGGTTAAGTAGTAGTTATGATGAAATTATTGAATTTGGAGCCGTTATTATGGATGGAATTAGTGGCGAACGCCAAAGTATTAATCATTTGTTTAAACCATCAGTCAAGTTATCATCATTTACGACGGAATTAACGGGAATTACGGATGAATTATTAGCCGATAAGCCAACCTTTATTGAATCAATTGACCAGATTTTAATATATTTTGAAGACGCCATTTTAATTGCTCATAATGCGGAATTTGATATGGGGTTTATTCAATCATGACTAGAAAAAGCGGGACGGCCAAAAATTAATAATACGGTAATTGATACTTTACAATTATCGCGAATTTTAGAACCACATTTAAAAAATTACCGCTTGGGAACAATTGCCCGTTGTTATAGTGTTATTTATAACGAAGAAGTGGCCCATAGGGGGGATTATGACGCGATTGTATTAACTGATGTTTATGAACAACAATTGCGGAAATTAATTAACACTTATGAGATTGAGTTTGATGATCAAATTGACCAAATTCATGATTCGGCAGTTTATAAAAAACTACGGGCAAAACACATGACTGTTTTAGCAAAAAATCAAAGTGGTCTCCTAGAATTATTTCAATTAATTACTGCAGCCCACACCAAGTACTTTTATTTGACTCCCAAATTATTACGAAGTGTTATTGCTGAACATCGGAGTAATTTATTAATTGGTTCATCATGTGTTAATGGTGATGTTTTTGAAACAGCGCGGAATAAAGATTTAACAGAATTACAAGAAGTAATTAGTTTTTATGATTATATTGAAATTCAACCACCAAGTGTTTATAAACATTTAGTTCAAATGGGTGATCTTTCCGAAACAAGATTATTAACAGTTATTAAAGACATTATTTTAACAGCGAAAGAATTAAATAAATTAGTTGTTGCCAGTGGTGACGTGCATTATCTTAATCCTGAAGATAAAATTTTTCGCGAAGTTTATATTAATGCAAAAGGAATTGGGGGTAGACCCCATCCCTTATATGACTATAAGCAACGGGTAAATGAGAACCCAGAGCAGTTTTTACGCACAACAACTGAAATGATAAATGAATTTAAGTTTTTAGGGGATGATGACTTAATTTATGAAATTGTCGTCACCAATCCAAACCGGATTGCTGATCAAATTGAAAAAGTTGAAATTATTAAAGATAAGTTATACATGCCCAAAATTGAGGGTAGTGATCAGTTATTAAAAGAGTTATGTTATCAAAATGCTTATAAAATTTATGGTAATCCCTTACCAGCAATTGTTGCTAGTCGTTTAGAGCGAGAATTAAATGCTATTATCAAACATAGATTTGCTGTTATTTATTGAATTGCTCATAAACTAGTTGATAAATCGTTACAAGATGGTTATTTAGTTGGTTCACGAGGGAGTGTTGGAAGTAGTTTTGTTGCAACAATGAGTAATATTACTGAAGTTAACCCCTTGCAACCCCATTATTTATGTATTTATTGTAGTTATAGCGAATTTATTGTTGATGGGTCAGTTAAATGTGGTTATGATTTACCTGCTCGCACTTGTCCAAAGTGTCAAAAACCATTAAAAGGGGAAGGCCATGATATTCCATTTGAAACCTTCTTGGGGTTTGAAGCCGATAAAGTGCCGGATATTGATTTAAACTTTTCTGGTGAATATCAACCAATTGCCCATGATTTTACGAAAGAAATGTTTGGTGAACGAAGTGTTTATCGTGCCGGAACAATTTCGACTGTTGCTGAAAAAACAGCATATGGTTATGTAAAAGGTTACTTTGAAAGTAAAAATATTTTACATTTAAAGCGGCACGTTGAATTGGAACGGATTGCAAAAGGATGTGAAGGGGTTAAAAGAACAAGCGGTCAACATCCAGGGGGGATTGTTGTTATTCCTAATGAATATGAAGTGGAAGCTTTTACCCCAGTTAATTTTCCAGCGGATGATATTAAATCAAATTGATTAACAACCCATTTTGATTTCCACGCAATTCATGATAATGTTTTCAAATTAGATATTTTAGGGCATGCTGATCCAACGGCGTTACGAATGCTACAAGATTTAACGGGCGTTGACCCAAAAACAATTCCGACTAATGATGAAAAAGTTTTAAGCTTGTTCCGTAGTTTAGATGTTTTAAACATTAAACCAGAAGATATTAATGGTGAAAAAACCGGCGTAATTGGGATTCCAGAATTTGGAACTTTTTTCGTGCGGAAAATGCTATTAGATACGAAGCCAACATCGTTCGCTGATTTAGTACAAATTTCAGGGTTATCCCACGGGACAGATGTTTGAATTGGTAATGCCCAAGACTTAATTCGTAATCAAAATATTACTATTTCTGACGTAATCGGGTGTCGCGATGATATTATGGTTAATTTAATTTATAAAGGATTACTAGCCCAAAGTGCTTTTAAAATTATGGAAGATGTCCGAAAAGGAAAAGGTTTAACAGCGGAACAAGAGCAATTAATGCGGGAAAATAATGTTGAGCAATGATATATTGATTCATGTAACAAGATTAAGTATATGTTTCCAAAGGCCCATGCCACAGCCTATGTTTTAATGACATGACGCATAGCGTGATATAAAATTAATTATCCGGTTGAATACTATGCAACATTCTTTTCAACTCGTACTGATGTTTTTGATATTAAGACCATTTTAAAAGGAGCCGAAACAATTAAGCAAGTTTTACGTGATATTCAAACGCGCTTGGATAATAAATATTTTAATGCGCCAACAAAGCCATCACAAAAAGAAAAGGATTTAATTCCTGTTTATGAAATTGCTTTGGAAATGTATGCACGGGGAATTAAAATGAGTAATATTGATTTAAAAACAAGTCACAATAAAAATTTTACTATTGTCACAAATGAAAATGATGAAAAAATTATTTTACCCCCATTTTCGGCAATTGATGGTTTAGGCGGGAATGCTGGGGATAGTATTATTAATGCCCGCCATGAAAAACCATTTTTATCAATTGCTGACTTACAAAAACGAACAAATATTACTAAAGCGCATTTAGAATCATTTGAAGAACTTGGCATTTTAAATGGTTTATCATTAGATGACCAAATTGTATTTGAGTTTTAAATAAGATATTTTTTTGGTGATTTTCCTTTATAATTAGACTGATTAAGAGGTGAAGAAAATAGCAATTAAATCAGGATTTGTGGCAATTGTGGGGCGCCCAAATGTTGGGAAATCAACATTATTAAATACAATTTTAAATAATAAAGTAGCAATTGTAACCGCTAAAGCACAAACAACCCGTAATCGAATTCAAGGTATTTATAATGATAAAGAATCCCAAATTGTTTTTATGGACACACCAGGGATTCATAAAGCCCATCATGAAATGGGGAAATTTATGAATAAAGTTGCTTTATCAACAACGAAAGCAGCTGATGTTATCTTATTTTTAGCTCCTGTGAATGAACGGATTGGCGATAATGATCGTTATATTATTAAAGCGTTACAAGAACGTGAAATTCCAATTATTTTAGTTGTCACAAAAATTGATTTAGTTTCAAAAAGTGATTTGATGGTAAAAATTGCTGAATGAGAAAAGATTCACCAGTTTACGGCAATTATTCCGATTTCAGCGGTAAAACATCAAAATATGGGCGAGTTATTAACTTTATTAAAAGGACATTTAACAGAAGGACCACAATATTATCCCGATGATATGTTAACTGATCAACCAGAGAAGTTTTTAATTCGTGAAATTATTCGTGAAAAAATTTTGTTATTAACAGAAGAGGAAATTCCACATAGTGTGGCAATTTTAATTGATAAGTTGGAAGACAAACTACAGTTGTTAAAAATTATGGCTTCAATTTGTGTGGAACGCGATTCGCAAAAAGGAATTATAATTGGGAAACAAGGGCGATTAATTAAACAAATTGGCACACAAGCGCGCTTAGAATTAGAGCAAATTTTAGGAACTAAAATATTTCTAGAATTATTTGTGAAAGTTGTTGATAAATGACGCGATAAACCATCAATGATTGCTCGCTTAGGTTATAACAAAGAAAGTTATTAAAAGATAATGGCACAAAAACTTACTGGGATGGTACTCAATAAGCAACCTTATGGCAATGATAGTGAGATTGTTACTATTTTGTCTAATAAAGAACTCGGTAAATTAGTTTTTTTGCGCCAGGAGTGCAAAAAATTACATCAAAAAATTAGTATGCAGTGCAGTTTTTAGAAAATAGTGAATTTGAAATATTTTTAGCATATCAGCATAACAAATTAAATAAATTAAAGACCAGCAATTTATTAACATGTATACTGTAAAAGTAAATCATAAAAAGTTAATAAAATTATAACAAATTAAAAATAAAAAACAATAATCACAAAAAATATTAAATTAAAAATATTTTTTTAATATTTATTTTTAAAATTATAAAATTAAACACAACAAAAAATAAATTTTACTAATCTTAACAAAAACTAATTTAATTTAAAAAAATTTTTTTAAAATATTGTATTGATGTAAAATTTTCCAAGCAAGGTCTAATTGTAGTATTTAATATATTGTAAATTGTAAATAACTTAATATCACTTTATATAATTTTAACGAGTAATAAGGACAAAATCACTTATTAATATTGTTTTACCACATCAAATGATTTGATGTGGTTTTTTTATAAATTTTTTATTTACCGCAATTTTTATTCCCAGTGTTAATTGTAAATCATTCATTATCAAGTTTTTGAATGACAAAACTATAATTCAGACATTTTTGCAAATCAATATCTACAACCATTAAATTATGGTTGATAGTATCTTTATTTTCTACTTTTTTCATAGTTATTTTGTCTATTTTCATTTTTTTTCTTCTGTTTTGCTTTTGTGTTTGATTTTTTCTTTTTTATTACCTGCTTATTTTTTCTATGATATTCTTTTTCTAATTTTTTAAAAAAATTTCCTAAACTTTCAAGCATAAAATTAAAGTGTGCTTCTTTATTATTTTCTAATAACTCTTCTAAATCAGGACTAACAGATAAATTATCCATATATTCCATAAATTGTTTTTCATGTTCTCCACACATAGAAAAAGAGGGAATTAGAAGTAATCTTATTTCTTCACAATAGGGAGAGCAATGCAAATATTTTCATATAATTTCATTGTTTATTTGATTTCTTTGATTAATTCTTTGTATGCTTATTTTTGCCATCAATAATAAGGGTTCTCCCAAATGCTATTAAAATAATTTTCGCTATTATTAAATATTTCAGAATGCCTAATAATTATATTTAATAATTTATCATATAAATTATTTTCTTTTAATCGTTCTTTAAAAATATCTTGATTATCTGTATCTAATACAGAATTAAATAATATTTTTATTTCAGGCTTTTCAGTTTTTAATTCTTTTACAATTATTTCTAAATTATTATTTAAGTTTAAAATTACCTTATAAACTAAATTTTTAGGAACAACAATTAAATTACTAAATATTAGTCAATTTAAAATTAAATTATCTGTTGAAGGTGGATAGTCAATTAACACATAATCATAACTATCAAATGTTGATTTATATTCATTATATATTTTAAAACCAACTTGAAAATACATTTCTTTTGAATAAAATTATTTCAGTACTAATAATGATTTTTTTAAACTTTCTCCACCAGCAATAATATCAATGTTTTTATATTTTGTTTGTTGAATAATATTTTTTATATTATATTCACAATCACTTGCAATAATTTTATGTAATTTTTTTCAATACTAAAATTTTCAGTTGTTCTAGTCAATAATGTCAATGTTGATTGGGTATCTAAATCAATTAATAAAACTTTGTTGTTATCTAGTGCTAATTTATAAGCAACATTTTTACAAAGGCTCGTTTTTCTAACGCCACCTTTTTATTACAAAAACTAATCATCTTCATATTTGCTATTCTCCAATCTATCAAAATAATCTGCTAAAATTTCATTTATTAAAGTTGTCTTACTCCATTTTTTTCTTCATTTTATTTAATTATTTACTATAAGAAGCAGTCTCATTAAGTAAATAATTTTTTATATCTTTTGGCATAATTATTTACCTCCTTTTATTTATTGTGTTATAAATAACACAATTAGCACTTTAAGCACAATTTACACTGCTATGAAATAATTCTCTAAATTAGCAATTGCAACGCGTTCTTGTTGCATTGTATCCCGATTTCGGACGGTAACTTTCTGGTCTGTCGCTGATTCAAAATCAAACGTTACACAAAATGGTGTCCCAATAGCATCTTGGCGGCGATAACGTTTACCAATATTCCCCGTTTTATCATAGATACATTGAAAACGCATTAATAGTTCTTCATACAACTGATATGCCGCTTTGTTTAATTGTTTGCTTAATGGAATAACCGCAATCTGATAGGGTGCTAATAAGGGACTTAATTTTAACACAACTCTTGTCTCATTATCACTAACTTTTTCAATATGATAAGCATCATATAAAACTGCTAACATCAAGCGGCCAACACCAACTGATGGTTCAATAACATGCGGTAAAATTTTTTCATTTGTTTCTTGATTTAAATATGTTAAATCCTGTTTACTCACTTCACTATGACG from Spiroplasma endosymbiont of Polydrusus cervinus harbors:
- a CDS encoding undecaprenyl diphosphate synthase family protein, with the translated sequence MIRCGGEQRLSNFLLLQSRYAELYFMKDFWPEFDENAFTAAILDYNNRNRRFGGIESDKKSG
- a CDS encoding phosphatidate cytidylyltransferase; amino-acid sequence: MKNQDNNVFVNEKEMSAGTNNGLNKPDKTKDHKGIFQKKYVARHITFYALLVFLTLYLFTGVITTEWHGWEKTPHIEIANYVFIIINVVILGLVNYEILRLLGGTRWPIYTQVITYVLMIFLFLFPVEALADEYGAIGAINYPFYTFMNFTWLKPWIIFVIYLCIILVYYCLVFSSKDIIFGKMTLVLIFTLYLTFSFKAMNKFMLNPVYGWSSVVWLALIIILTDTFAFVGGVTCGKHKLAPTISPNKTWEGAVMGTVFAAGVAITYAILMFHFDSNSQHWVFSFFSNDNDKNVMRYVIYLLLAIVLSILSQLGDLSFSWIKRRYDIKDFSNLFPGHGGVLDRLDSFSLVFFVMFIISNVALKQ
- the dxr gene encoding 1-deoxy-D-xylulose-5-phosphate reductoisomerase, which codes for MMRNIIIFGASGNIGQQALQIIESNPNDFQLTAVSIYHNVAVLHKILQKNQTITIVHLGDETHQAALATQYPNITFVTGEAGIDAMLAVDPTAMVLNAIGGFAGLYPTLQTLAGKNRTLLLANKESLVVAGDLINSLLTKNNNQLYPIDSEHCAIFQCLEQNNRCQELILTASGGMFANKTLAELKTIDEHQVLQHPTWTMGQNITIDSSTMVNKGLEIIEAYHLFKTANITVVLHPQSVLHSAVQYEDYSILAQLSKPSMLQVLNYFLYYPVRKHNALLPPLEFNELMILTFQKADLSRWKVLQLAYRCLNENNSLAVTFNAANEELRGLFLAGKIKFYQIVDYIEYFMNQIKPQKLVNYLQIKKLNDIIKRDIINYFSKK
- a CDS encoding site-2 protease family protein codes for the protein MSAGMIVLGFVSGIIILLILVTIHEFAHFVIAKLARAYVYEFAIGFGPKIFSWRKKETRYSIRIFPFGGYVYIASELVDPPKGREEEKVPPERKMENIAKWKRLIFIVAGALMNFFIAVFIFTTTFAVLSYKPSDLNYWGAKYDTNGAAYQALATATDDIGQDIIILHYWLGPDEAKLTTAWEYYFKQGKDKDDNDQNQILASHLGTVADIPNYGKTVNNFISNLEKQYNKSNTKDKVNYITLAFARVNSKKEITIDDKIKLLFQTKAVELTVKGKTYVVGIRAPDRLFNSTAQGYGYGWWETLTQSVTILKSFGLLFTDQWGQLSGPVGIAKTISSILTSGPAEFFIYVGMLSANLFVLNLIPIPPLDGYKFFETGIEGIVGGTKRLHGRIRIWRKRHNPAEQKLLLAEYEGKDQNWQLPHKAKIIINVTGAVLFILLFIGITIKDVFF